A window of the Aeromicrobium phoceense genome harbors these coding sequences:
- a CDS encoding M24 family metallopeptidase, producing MTERLDRARLLAGHQGIDALLVTPGADLRYLTGYAAKPLERLTCLVVTQLGSHLVVPGLERAAAEAAGVSMPIVTWSETDDPYALVAELLGSPDVVAVDDQMWASRVFALQEALPESGFVLGGELVSALRTVKEPAEVDALREAGAAIDRVHSRMGEWLRPGRTEREVGADIARAIVEEGHEQVDFVIVGSGPNGASPHHEVPDRVIGAGEPVVVDIGGTTAAGYCSDSTRNYVAGGEPDPGYIAMLAVLQRAQQVQREYARPGVTAESVDAVGRQVIADAGYGHLFIHRTGHGIGQETHEEPYIVEGNTLELEPGMAFSIEPGIYVEGQWGARIEDIVVCTEDGIEVLNDTSRDLVRL from the coding sequence GTGACTGAACGCCTCGACCGCGCCCGCCTGCTCGCCGGACACCAGGGCATCGACGCCCTCCTCGTGACCCCGGGGGCCGACCTGCGTTACCTGACCGGCTATGCCGCCAAGCCCCTGGAACGTCTGACCTGCCTCGTGGTGACCCAGCTGGGCTCCCACCTCGTGGTGCCCGGCCTCGAGCGTGCGGCCGCCGAGGCCGCGGGCGTGAGCATGCCGATCGTCACCTGGTCCGAGACCGACGACCCGTACGCGCTCGTGGCCGAGCTGCTCGGGTCGCCCGACGTGGTGGCGGTCGACGACCAGATGTGGGCCTCGCGCGTGTTCGCCCTCCAGGAGGCGCTGCCCGAGTCCGGGTTCGTGCTCGGCGGCGAGCTGGTGTCCGCGCTGCGCACCGTCAAGGAGCCCGCGGAGGTCGACGCGCTGCGCGAGGCCGGTGCCGCGATCGACCGCGTCCATTCCCGCATGGGGGAGTGGCTGCGTCCCGGCCGCACCGAGCGCGAGGTCGGGGCCGACATCGCGCGCGCCATCGTCGAGGAGGGTCACGAGCAGGTCGACTTCGTGATCGTCGGCTCGGGCCCGAACGGCGCGTCGCCCCACCACGAGGTCCCCGACCGGGTCATCGGGGCGGGCGAGCCGGTGGTGGTCGACATCGGTGGCACCACCGCCGCCGGCTACTGCTCGGACTCCACCCGCAACTACGTCGCCGGCGGCGAGCCCGACCCGGGCTACATCGCGATGCTCGCGGTGCTCCAGCGCGCCCAGCAGGTCCAGCGCGAGTACGCGCGTCCGGGCGTCACCGCCGAGTCCGTCGACGCCGTCGGTCGCCAGGTCATCGCGGACGCGGGCTACGGCCACCTGTTCATCCACCGCACCGGCCACGGCATCGGCCAGGAGACCCACGAGGAGCCCTACATCGTCGAGGGGAACACCCTCGAGCTCGAGCCCGGGATGGCGTTCTCCATCGAGCCGGGGATCTACGTCGAGGGCCAGTGGGGTGCCCGCATCGAGGACATCGTGGTCTGCACCGAGGACGGCATCGAGGTCCTCAACGACACTTCGCGCGATCTCGTCCGGCTGTGA
- the lnt gene encoding apolipoprotein N-acyltransferase produces the protein MRRLLAAALLGVASAAAFEPLALPGLMVVTVAGYLYLVRTLRDDSVGRVLAVGFVFGLAFMGPLIWWMNAVDPWAWVTLVAIEALFLALITWVLRVAVWAPYWPVWAAAVWTAGEQVRGAFPLSGFPWGRLAHTAIDTPLEGWVRLVALPATSWLMALLAGLLVVAVTERRALVLVAAIAIPAIGAVLPIGIADGGETKTLAVVQGNTPGPFLQWPRAAIFRLQVAETERIDQPVDVVIWPENGSDLDVRSNEYAREEVIALSRRLGAPILVGAILDGPTDDTAYNASVLVDENGPRDDLYLKQYPVPYGEYVPFRAQLGSLVPRFDRDIPRDIVAGDEAGAMTLDGLTIGLTICWDIAYDGAVHGAVDLGAEVLAVQTSNASFMDFGRGVQPQQQWAISRLRAIETGRWVTVASTNGISGIVDPHGRVEGRAPVKEPATVVAEVQAAHGTTPATRRGSGWTMVIYVMSVAGWALGKWKLRTERP, from the coding sequence GTGAGACGGCTCCTCGCGGCCGCCCTCCTCGGCGTCGCGTCGGCGGCGGCCTTCGAGCCGCTCGCGCTCCCGGGCCTGATGGTGGTCACCGTCGCCGGGTACCTGTACCTCGTGCGCACGCTGCGCGACGACTCGGTGGGCCGGGTGCTGGCGGTCGGGTTCGTGTTCGGCCTGGCGTTCATGGGGCCGCTGATCTGGTGGATGAACGCCGTGGACCCGTGGGCCTGGGTGACCCTCGTGGCGATCGAGGCGCTCTTCCTGGCCCTGATCACGTGGGTCTTGCGTGTGGCCGTCTGGGCGCCGTACTGGCCCGTCTGGGCGGCGGCGGTGTGGACCGCGGGCGAGCAGGTCCGCGGCGCGTTCCCGCTGAGCGGGTTCCCGTGGGGGCGCCTCGCGCACACCGCCATCGACACGCCGCTCGAGGGCTGGGTGCGGCTCGTCGCCCTGCCCGCCACGTCGTGGCTGATGGCCCTGCTGGCCGGACTGCTCGTGGTCGCTGTCACCGAGCGACGCGCCCTCGTGCTGGTGGCCGCGATCGCGATCCCGGCCATCGGCGCGGTGCTGCCCATCGGCATCGCCGACGGGGGAGAGACCAAGACCTTGGCGGTCGTCCAGGGCAACACCCCGGGGCCCTTCCTGCAGTGGCCCCGCGCGGCGATCTTCCGCCTCCAGGTGGCCGAGACCGAGCGGATCGACCAGCCGGTCGACGTGGTCATCTGGCCGGAGAACGGGTCCGACCTCGACGTCCGCTCCAACGAGTACGCCCGCGAGGAGGTCATCGCGCTGTCGCGGCGGCTCGGCGCGCCGATCCTGGTGGGCGCGATCCTCGACGGGCCCACCGACGACACCGCCTACAACGCGTCGGTCCTGGTCGACGAGAACGGCCCGAGGGACGACCTGTACCTGAAGCAGTACCCGGTGCCGTACGGCGAGTACGTGCCGTTCCGCGCCCAGCTGGGCTCGCTCGTGCCGCGGTTCGACCGCGACATCCCGCGCGACATCGTGGCCGGCGACGAGGCGGGCGCGATGACGCTCGACGGCCTCACGATCGGGCTGACGATCTGCTGGGACATCGCCTACGACGGCGCGGTGCACGGCGCCGTCGACCTCGGCGCCGAGGTGCTGGCCGTGCAGACCAGCAACGCCAGCTTCATGGACTTCGGGCGCGGCGTGCAGCCGCAGCAGCAGTGGGCGATCTCCCGCCTGCGCGCGATCGAGACGGGACGCTGGGTGACCGTCGCGTCCACCAACGGCATCTCGGGGATCGTCGATCCTCACGGCCGCGTGGAGGGCAGGGCGCCGGTCAAGGAGCCCGCCACCGTGGTCGCCGAGGTGCAGGCCGCGCACGGCACGACGCCCGCCACGCGCCGGGGATCTGGATGGACCATGGTGATCTACGTCATGTCCGTGGCAGGATGGGCCCTCGGTAAATGGAAGTTACGAACGGAGCGGCCGTGA
- a CDS encoding polyprenol monophosphomannose synthase: MEVTNGAAVKTLVIIPTYNEADNVGWITDRVLEQQPEVEILVADDNSPDGTGEIADKLAEADPRVHVLHRQGKEGLGAAYRAGFAWGLERDYDVLVEMDADGSHRPEDLGKLLDSARAGAPLTLGSRWVPGGSVVNWPKRREALSRGASLYARLMLDLGVRDATAGFRAFRRETLEAIDLDAVESQGYCFQIDMTRQTRLAGLEVAEVPITFVERVHGQSKMSLDIVKEALTRVTVWGLQRMNPFRR; this comes from the coding sequence ATGGAAGTTACGAACGGAGCGGCCGTGAAGACGCTGGTCATCATCCCGACCTACAACGAGGCGGACAACGTCGGCTGGATCACCGACCGGGTCCTGGAGCAGCAGCCCGAGGTCGAGATCCTGGTCGCCGACGACAACTCGCCCGACGGCACCGGTGAGATCGCCGACAAGCTGGCCGAGGCCGACCCCCGCGTGCACGTCCTGCACCGGCAGGGCAAGGAGGGCCTCGGCGCCGCCTACCGTGCCGGGTTCGCGTGGGGCCTCGAGCGTGACTACGACGTCCTCGTGGAGATGGACGCCGACGGCTCCCACCGTCCCGAGGACCTCGGCAAGCTGCTCGACTCGGCGCGCGCCGGTGCGCCGCTCACGCTCGGCTCGCGCTGGGTGCCCGGCGGCTCGGTGGTGAACTGGCCCAAGCGTCGCGAGGCCCTCTCGCGCGGGGCGTCGCTGTACGCCCGACTGATGCTCGACCTCGGCGTCAGGGACGCCACCGCCGGCTTCCGGGCCTTCCGCCGCGAGACGCTCGAAGCGATCGACCTCGACGCCGTGGAGTCGCAGGGCTACTGCTTCCAGATCGACATGACCCGTCAGACCCGTCTAGCCGGGCTCGAGGTCGCCGAGGTGCCCATCACCTTCGTCGAGCGGGTGCACGGTCAGTCGAAGATGAGCCTCGACATCGTGAAAGAGGCCCTCACACGGGTCACCGTGTGGGGCCTCCAGCGGATGAATCCGTTCAGGCGCTGA
- a CDS encoding RNA polymerase-binding protein RbpA produces the protein MAERALRGARLGAQSFEDERGVEMAPRQQIEYVCADGHTFTVTMSEEAEVPAEWEDPKTGQMGRRVGGAEPDRKEEKPVRTHWDMLLERRSEEELEEILTERLEMLRGGEIGPPHLHRKSKSRKKSVSA, from the coding sequence ATGGCAGAACGAGCCCTGCGCGGAGCGCGGCTGGGAGCCCAGAGCTTCGAGGACGAGCGCGGAGTCGAGATGGCACCGCGGCAGCAGATCGAATACGTGTGCGCCGACGGCCACACGTTCACGGTGACGATGTCGGAAGAGGCCGAGGTTCCGGCCGAGTGGGAAGACCCGAAGACCGGCCAGATGGGACGTCGCGTCGGCGGCGCCGAGCCGGACCGCAAGGAGGAGAAGCCCGTGCGCACGCACTGGGACATGCTCCTCGAGCGGCGTTCGGAAGAAGAGCTGGAGGAGATCCTCACCGAGCGGCTGGAGATGCTGCGCGGTGGCGAGATCGGCCCGCCGCACCTGCACCGCAAGAGCAAGTCGCGGAAGAAGTCCGTCAGCGCCTGA
- a CDS encoding MFS transporter encodes MSDEIVATRRDRGRVVAWGLWDWGSAAFNAVIVTFIFSVYLVDGVGDDVPGPFRAATWLGLSSAAGAVLIAVIAPALGRRTDAGGARKKSLFWLTLAVVVITASLFFVENDWHFLWLGLTLMAAGSVIFELTQVPYFAMMRQVSTPDDVGRVSGFGWALGYFGGIVLLLICYFGFVTGDGDTRGIFGVSSENGLNIRVIALVAAVWFLVFAIPLFLKVPELPATANEDSPKVGILDSYRGIWNDVTTMWRDDRDTLKFLIASAFFRDGLAGVFAYGAVLAVSVYGITKDDVILFGVAANVISAAGALLAGRYDDRIGPRAVIVFSLASMLVCGVILLFVEGPRMFWIFGLGLCLFVGPAQSASRTYLTRITVPGREGQNFGLYAMTGRAVSFMAPLAFALTIWAGNLLLGTTTDRWGIFGIMIILAVGLALLLRVPAHIEDRARSLTR; translated from the coding sequence ATGAGCGACGAGATCGTGGCCACCCGGCGCGACCGGGGTCGTGTCGTCGCCTGGGGGCTCTGGGACTGGGGCTCGGCGGCGTTCAACGCGGTGATCGTCACCTTCATCTTCTCGGTCTACCTGGTCGACGGCGTCGGCGACGACGTCCCCGGTCCCTTCCGGGCGGCCACCTGGCTCGGACTGTCGAGCGCGGCCGGGGCCGTGCTGATCGCCGTGATCGCGCCCGCGCTCGGCCGCCGGACCGATGCCGGCGGCGCGCGCAAGAAGAGCCTCTTCTGGCTCACCCTCGCGGTCGTCGTCATCACCGCGTCGCTGTTCTTCGTCGAGAACGACTGGCACTTCCTGTGGCTCGGCCTCACGCTCATGGCCGCGGGCTCGGTGATCTTCGAGCTCACCCAGGTCCCGTACTTCGCGATGATGCGCCAGGTGTCCACGCCGGACGACGTCGGGCGGGTCTCCGGATTCGGCTGGGCCTTGGGGTACTTCGGCGGCATCGTCCTGCTGCTCATCTGCTACTTCGGCTTCGTCACCGGCGACGGCGACACCCGCGGGATCTTCGGCGTCTCGTCGGAGAACGGGCTGAACATCCGCGTCATCGCCCTCGTCGCTGCCGTGTGGTTCCTGGTCTTCGCCATCCCGCTGTTCCTGAAGGTCCCCGAGCTGCCCGCCACCGCGAACGAGGACTCCCCCAAGGTCGGCATCCTCGACTCCTACCGCGGAATCTGGAACGACGTGACCACCATGTGGCGCGACGACCGCGACACCCTGAAGTTCCTCATCGCCAGCGCCTTCTTCCGCGACGGCCTGGCCGGGGTGTTCGCGTACGGCGCCGTGCTCGCGGTGTCCGTGTACGGCATCACGAAGGACGACGTGATCCTGTTCGGCGTCGCCGCCAACGTCATCTCCGCGGCCGGCGCCCTGCTCGCGGGACGCTACGACGACCGCATCGGGCCGCGCGCGGTGATCGTGTTCTCGCTCGCCTCGATGCTCGTGTGCGGCGTCATCCTGCTGTTCGTCGAGGGTCCCCGGATGTTCTGGATCTTCGGTCTCGGCCTGTGCCTGTTCGTCGGCCCCGCCCAGTCGGCCTCGCGCACCTACCTGACCCGCATCACCGTGCCGGGCCGCGAAGGCCAGAACTTCGGGCTGTACGCGATGACCGGCCGTGCCGTGTCGTTCATGGCTCCGCTGGCGTTCGCGCTGACGATCTGGGCCGGCAACCTCCTGCTGGGCACCACCACCGACCGCTGGGGGATCTTCGGCATCATGATCATCCTGGCCGTGGGTCTGGCCCTGCTGCTGCGGGTGCCCGCACACATCGAGGACCGTGCGAGGAGCCTCACGCGCTGA
- a CDS encoding glycerophosphodiester phosphodiesterase family protein → MRTPPYLEPAPPIAFAHRGGATVEENLGIENSLAAFTHAYDLGYRYMETDVRCSRDGVVYACHDAKLDRLLGRDTALADLTSAEIDEALLGDREPIVRLQTLVEALPEARWNIDVKADDAVDATTDLVERLGILDRICLASFSHARLVRMRARLPHVVTSASSREVAQMVLTGRVPAAPLIFQVPVRHGRARVMTPRFLRRAHRAGKFVHVWTVDEPAEMHRLADLGVDGIMTDRTDLLRQVLQERGQWKEPA, encoded by the coding sequence GTGAGGACACCGCCGTACCTCGAGCCGGCCCCGCCGATCGCCTTCGCGCACCGCGGGGGCGCCACCGTCGAGGAGAACCTCGGGATCGAGAACTCGCTCGCCGCGTTCACCCACGCCTACGACCTCGGCTACCGCTACATGGAGACCGACGTGCGCTGCAGCCGCGACGGTGTCGTGTACGCGTGCCACGACGCGAAGCTCGACCGGCTGCTCGGCCGGGACACCGCGCTCGCCGACCTGACGTCGGCCGAGATCGACGAGGCCCTGCTCGGCGACCGTGAGCCGATCGTGCGGCTGCAGACCCTCGTCGAGGCGCTCCCCGAGGCGCGCTGGAACATCGACGTCAAGGCCGACGACGCGGTGGACGCCACCACGGACCTCGTCGAGCGGCTCGGCATCCTCGACCGCATCTGCCTCGCGTCCTTCTCGCACGCCCGTCTCGTGCGGATGCGGGCGCGGCTCCCCCACGTCGTCACGTCGGCGTCCTCGCGGGAGGTCGCCCAGATGGTGCTCACGGGGCGCGTCCCGGCGGCCCCGCTGATCTTCCAGGTGCCGGTCCGCCACGGCCGTGCCCGCGTAATGACACCGCGATTCCTGCGCCGGGCCCACCGCGCCGGCAAGTTCGTGCACGTGTGGACGGTCGACGAGCCCGCCGAGATGCACCGACTCGCCGACCTCGGCGTCGACGGGATCATGACCGACCGCACCGACCTGCTCAGGCAGGTGCTCCAGGAGCGCGGCCAGTGGAAGGAGCCCGCATGA
- a CDS encoding UDP-N-acetylglucosamine 1-carboxyvinyltransferase — translation MTQSDSYLARIGTLIRDARQHSGLTQAQLATELKTSQSAINRIEKGQQNLTLDTLARIGSALDSELVSVAPVAGPSHLRVKGGTTLSGSIDVKSSKNAGVALLCAALLNTGTTVLRKVARIEEVNRLLEVLESIGVRTTWLNEQNDLQLVVPERLDLARMDADAARRTRSIIMFLGPLMHRVDEFELPYAGGCDLGTRTVEPHMTALRPFGLKVLATEGSYHASAARGVSPERPIVLTERGDTVTENALLAAARYEGTTVIRNASPNYMVQDLCFFLERLGVQIEGIGTTTLRVTGKRDIRGDVEYAPSEDPIEAMSLITAAIVTGSEITVRRVPIEFMEIELALLEEMGFAYDRSAEYLAENGQTRLVDITTYPSTLRAPIDKIHPMPFPGLNIDNLPFFAVIAATAEGQTMLHDWVYENRAIYLTELNKLGGKVKLLDPHRVLIDGPTHWSGAELVCPPALRPAVVILIAMLAAKGTSVLRSVYVINRGYEDLALRLNALGAEIETFRDI, via the coding sequence ATGACCCAGAGCGACTCCTACCTCGCCCGGATCGGCACCCTGATCCGCGACGCGCGCCAGCACTCCGGCCTCACCCAGGCACAGCTGGCCACCGAGCTGAAGACCAGCCAGAGTGCCATCAACCGCATCGAGAAGGGCCAGCAGAACCTCACGCTGGACACCTTGGCCCGCATCGGGTCGGCCCTCGACTCCGAGCTCGTGAGCGTCGCGCCGGTCGCCGGCCCGAGCCACCTGCGCGTCAAGGGCGGCACCACCCTCTCGGGCAGCATCGACGTGAAGTCGAGCAAGAACGCCGGCGTCGCGCTGCTGTGCGCGGCCCTGCTGAACACCGGCACCACCGTGCTGCGCAAGGTCGCCCGCATCGAGGAGGTCAACCGCCTGCTCGAGGTGCTGGAGTCGATCGGCGTCCGCACCACCTGGCTCAACGAGCAGAACGACCTCCAGCTCGTCGTCCCCGAGCGCCTCGACCTCGCCCGGATGGACGCCGACGCGGCCCGTCGCACCCGCAGCATCATCATGTTCCTCGGCCCGCTGATGCACCGGGTCGACGAGTTCGAGCTCCCCTACGCGGGCGGCTGCGACCTCGGTACCCGCACCGTCGAGCCGCACATGACCGCCCTACGGCCGTTCGGTCTCAAGGTCCTGGCCACCGAGGGCAGCTACCACGCCTCCGCCGCACGTGGCGTCTCCCCGGAGCGGCCGATCGTGCTCACCGAGCGCGGTGACACCGTCACCGAGAACGCTTTGCTGGCCGCGGCGCGCTACGAGGGCACCACCGTCATCCGCAACGCCAGCCCGAACTACATGGTCCAGGACCTGTGCTTCTTCCTGGAGCGGCTCGGCGTCCAGATCGAGGGCATCGGCACCACCACGCTGCGCGTCACCGGCAAGCGCGACATCCGCGGCGACGTCGAGTACGCGCCCAGCGAGGACCCGATCGAGGCGATGAGCCTGATCACCGCGGCAATCGTCACCGGCTCGGAGATCACCGTGCGGCGCGTGCCGATCGAGTTCATGGAGATCGAACTCGCCCTGCTCGAGGAGATGGGCTTCGCCTACGACCGCTCCGCCGAGTACCTCGCCGAGAACGGCCAGACGCGGCTCGTCGACATCACGACCTACCCGTCCACGCTGCGGGCCCCGATCGACAAGATCCACCCGATGCCGTTCCCCGGCCTCAACATCGACAACCTGCCCTTCTTCGCCGTCATCGCGGCGACCGCCGAGGGCCAGACGATGCTGCACGACTGGGTCTACGAGAACCGCGCGATCTACCTGACCGAGCTGAACAAGCTCGGCGGCAAGGTCAAGCTGCTCGACCCGCACCGCGTGCTGATCGACGGACCCACCCACTGGAGCGGTGCCGAGCTGGTGTGCCCGCCCGCGCTGCGACCCGCGGTGGTCATCCTCATCGCGATGCTCGCCGCCAAGGGCACGTCGGTGCTGCGGAGCGTCTACGTCATCAACCGCGGCTACGAGGACCTGGCGCTGCGACTCAACGCCCTCGGCGCCGAGATCGAGACCTTCCGCGACATCTGA
- a CDS encoding MBL fold metallo-hydrolase codes for MDVTRFGHAAVLVEAAGTRILIDPGAFSVPATFALTDLDAVVVTHQHADHVDRDRIGDLVAANPRARLLAEPETAAELDGFEPTGADVPFEVGGLTLTGVGSRHAEILPALPRVGNVGVLVAAEGEPTLFHPGDTYEYRPSGVDILALPLSAPWAKVSETVEFLRAVAPRTAFPIHDCTISEVAYGIYWTHVEGHGGVADLQRLPQDGALTR; via the coding sequence ATGGACGTCACCCGTTTCGGGCACGCCGCCGTCCTCGTCGAGGCCGCCGGGACCCGCATCCTCATCGACCCGGGCGCCTTCAGCGTCCCGGCCACCTTCGCGCTGACGGACCTCGACGCCGTCGTCGTCACGCACCAGCACGCCGACCACGTCGACCGCGACCGGATCGGCGATCTCGTCGCGGCGAACCCGCGGGCGAGGCTGCTGGCCGAGCCGGAGACGGCCGCCGAGCTGGACGGCTTCGAGCCCACGGGCGCCGATGTGCCCTTCGAGGTCGGCGGGCTCACCCTCACCGGCGTGGGCTCGCGTCACGCCGAGATCCTGCCCGCGCTCCCCCGGGTCGGGAACGTCGGCGTCCTCGTCGCGGCCGAGGGCGAGCCGACGCTGTTCCATCCCGGCGACACGTACGAGTACCGACCGAGCGGCGTCGACATCCTCGCGCTCCCGCTGTCGGCGCCGTGGGCGAAGGTCAGTGAGACCGTGGAGTTCCTGCGCGCGGTGGCGCCACGCACCGCCTTCCCCATCCACGACTGCACGATCTCCGAGGTCGCGTACGGGATCTACTGGACCCACGTGGAGGGCCACGGAGGCGTCGCCGACCTCCAGCGGCTCCCCCAGGACGGCGCCCTGACGCGCTGA
- a CDS encoding phosphoribosyltransferase — translation MDDREILTWHTYGTAVRELAQSVADSGFAPDIVLGIARGGLIPAGSVAYALDCKNLFTMNVEFYTGVGTTRDEPTLLPPFLDLAELNDLSVLVVDDVADSGKTLELVARVCSEHAGEVRSAVIYEKPRTILAPDYAWRRTDKWINFPWSSEPVITSRTGVLDA, via the coding sequence ATGGACGACCGCGAGATCCTGACCTGGCACACCTACGGCACGGCGGTCCGCGAGCTGGCGCAGTCGGTGGCCGACTCCGGCTTCGCGCCCGACATCGTCCTGGGCATCGCCCGCGGCGGGCTGATCCCGGCCGGCTCCGTGGCCTACGCGCTGGACTGCAAGAACCTGTTCACGATGAACGTCGAGTTCTACACCGGGGTCGGCACCACGCGCGACGAGCCCACGCTGCTGCCGCCCTTCCTCGACCTCGCCGAGCTGAACGACCTGTCCGTGCTGGTGGTCGACGACGTGGCGGACAGCGGGAAGACCCTCGAGCTCGTGGCGCGCGTCTGCTCGGAGCATGCAGGGGAGGTGCGCTCGGCGGTCATCTACGAGAAGCCGCGCACGATCCTCGCGCCCGACTACGCCTGGAGACGCACCGACAAGTGGATCAACTTCCCGTGGTCGAGCGAGCCCGTCATCACGTCGCGCACCGGCGTGCTGGACGCCTGA
- a CDS encoding serine hydrolase, whose protein sequence is MSLDRVAGTMRDVATRMAVPGLVWATISGPRQTVQIGSAGPLGHDTIFRIASITKPIVGVLALRLVDEGVFALDDAIDAWLPEFADRRVLRERGGALTDTVPAARPTTVRDVLAMGSGLGWDMKAAPDDPLAREFDARELGSGWEPPVVRPDRWAELAGALPMAHQPGEGWMYQYSYDVLTVLIERATRRRLDLLLRDKVFAPLDMDHTGYAVPMNDVDRVPSAWFPNRRGDFVEVAPTGDPRLMNVPVFRSGATGLLSSAGDLAKFAQMLLREGRGPRGRVISRASFAALTTDSVVEPARAMAREFLEPNLTWGLGVGVDLGSRYPGPHAGRFGWDGGTGTSLWVDPVSGVGGVLLTRQGLGTPEPPEYLEAFWGAVHA, encoded by the coding sequence GTGAGCCTCGACCGCGTCGCCGGGACCATGCGCGACGTCGCCACGCGGATGGCCGTGCCCGGCCTCGTCTGGGCCACGATCTCCGGCCCGCGCCAGACCGTCCAGATCGGGTCCGCGGGACCGCTCGGCCACGACACGATCTTCCGCATCGCCTCGATCACGAAGCCGATCGTCGGCGTGCTGGCCCTGCGGCTCGTGGACGAGGGCGTCTTCGCCCTCGACGACGCGATCGACGCCTGGCTGCCGGAGTTCGCGGACCGTCGCGTCCTGCGGGAGCGCGGAGGGGCCCTCACCGACACCGTGCCGGCCGCTCGGCCGACCACCGTGCGAGACGTCCTGGCGATGGGATCCGGGCTCGGCTGGGACATGAAGGCGGCGCCGGACGACCCCCTCGCGCGGGAGTTCGACGCGCGCGAGCTCGGTTCGGGCTGGGAGCCTCCCGTGGTGCGCCCGGACCGCTGGGCCGAGCTGGCGGGCGCGCTGCCGATGGCGCACCAGCCGGGGGAGGGCTGGATGTACCAGTACTCCTACGACGTCCTCACGGTGCTCATCGAGAGGGCCACCCGGCGGCGGCTCGATCTCCTGCTGCGGGACAAGGTCTTCGCGCCCCTCGACATGGACCACACGGGCTACGCGGTGCCGATGAACGACGTCGACCGGGTGCCGTCGGCCTGGTTCCCGAACCGGCGGGGCGACTTCGTGGAGGTGGCTCCCACCGGCGACCCGAGGCTCATGAACGTCCCGGTGTTCCGGTCGGGCGCCACCGGGCTGCTCTCGAGCGCCGGCGACCTGGCGAAGTTCGCGCAGATGCTCCTGCGCGAGGGCCGCGGGCCTCGGGGACGGGTCATCTCGCGGGCGTCGTTCGCGGCGCTCACCACCGACTCCGTGGTCGAGCCGGCTCGCGCCATGGCCCGGGAGTTCCTCGAGCCGAACCTCACCTGGGGGCTCGGGGTGGGTGTGGACCTCGGCTCGCGGTACCCCGGCCCGCACGCGGGCCGCTTCGGCTGGGACGGCGGCACCGGCACCAGCCTGTGGGTCGATCCGGTGTCGGGCGTCGGAGGCGTCCTGCTCACGAGGCAGGGCCTGGGCACGCCGGAGCCTCCGGAGTACCTCGAGGCGTTCTGGGGCGCCGTGCACGCGTGA
- a CDS encoding alpha-ketoglutarate-dependent dioxygenase AlkB — MWFQGSLLDGDAGVRVGPPDRVQRHPLSDGAWVDTLPGWVSGSDELFETLRTEVPWREERREMYERVVDVPRLLCFYGPRRPLPHPALEEARDALSAHYADELGEPFVTAGLCFYRDGNDSVAWHGDRIGRSRTEDTMVAILSLGAERKLSLRPAGGGPQTGFSLGHGDLSVMGGSCQRTWEHAILKTARAVGPRISVQFRVAGVL, encoded by the coding sequence ATGTGGTTCCAAGGATCCCTGCTCGACGGTGACGCGGGCGTGCGTGTCGGCCCGCCCGATCGCGTGCAGCGCCACCCACTGTCCGACGGTGCCTGGGTCGACACGCTGCCCGGATGGGTGAGCGGCTCGGACGAGCTGTTCGAGACGCTGCGCACGGAGGTGCCCTGGCGCGAGGAGCGGCGTGAGATGTACGAGCGCGTCGTCGACGTTCCCCGGCTGCTCTGCTTCTACGGCCCCCGGCGCCCGCTGCCCCATCCCGCGCTGGAGGAGGCGCGCGACGCACTGTCCGCGCACTACGCGGACGAGCTCGGCGAGCCCTTCGTGACGGCCGGCCTGTGCTTCTACCGCGACGGGAACGACTCGGTCGCCTGGCACGGCGACCGCATCGGCCGCAGCCGCACCGAGGACACGATGGTGGCCATCCTGTCCCTCGGTGCCGAGCGCAAGCTCAGCCTCCGGCCCGCCGGGGGAGGCCCGCAGACCGGTTTCAGCCTCGGCCACGGCGACCTCTCGGTCATGGGCGGCAGCTGTCAGCGCACGTGGGAGCACGCGATCCTCAAGACCGCGCGTGCCGTGGGACCCAGGATCAGCGTGCAGTTCCGCGTCGCCGGCGTTCTCTGA
- a CDS encoding MauE/DoxX family redox-associated membrane protein, whose translation MKTIGRILLGGMLAFAGIGHLTFARDEFDAQVPNSIPLDEEFVVVVSGVVEIALGAALMAVPRHRRVIGLVAAAFFVAVFPGNVSQYLNGVDAFGLDSDRARLARLFFQPVLVVWALWSTDALELVRERRRRGTAR comes from the coding sequence ATGAAGACGATCGGCCGGATCCTGCTCGGCGGCATGCTGGCGTTCGCCGGCATCGGCCACCTGACCTTCGCCCGCGACGAGTTCGACGCGCAGGTGCCGAACAGCATCCCCCTCGACGAGGAGTTCGTGGTCGTGGTGTCCGGCGTCGTGGAGATCGCCCTGGGCGCCGCGCTGATGGCGGTCCCCCGGCACCGCCGGGTGATCGGGCTGGTGGCCGCCGCGTTCTTCGTCGCCGTCTTCCCGGGCAACGTCTCGCAGTACCTGAACGGCGTGGACGCCTTCGGTCTCGACAGCGACCGGGCCCGTCTGGCCCGGCTGTTCTTCCAGCCGGTGCTCGTGGTGTGGGCGCTGTGGTCGACCGACGCGCTCGAGCTGGTCAGAGAACGCCGGCGACGCGGAACTGCACGCTGA